The following coding sequences are from one Caldibacillus debilis DSM 16016 window:
- the rpoE gene encoding DNA-directed RNA polymerase subunit delta, with protein MVSIKQLDKQELEEMSLTEIAYEILSEKKQPLPFRELLDEVAALLGMPEEKKEEIAAQFYTDLNIEGKFLNIGGNTWGIKSWFPVDQIEDEIVPTVRSKKKAKLDEDEGLDDLDQYEEEDLVYEEELDEYDELDEDYLDDDDVLDPEAEDEDFPAGLDDEDEDLLLDEDLDDDLLIGGEEEEE; from the coding sequence ATGGTGAGCATCAAACAATTGGATAAACAAGAATTGGAAGAAATGTCGTTGACGGAAATCGCCTACGAAATCTTGTCGGAGAAGAAACAGCCCCTGCCCTTCCGGGAGCTGCTCGACGAAGTCGCCGCCCTCCTCGGGATGCCCGAAGAGAAAAAGGAAGAAATTGCCGCCCAATTTTACACCGATCTGAACATCGAAGGGAAATTCCTGAACATCGGCGGCAACACATGGGGGATCAAGAGCTGGTTTCCGGTCGACCAGATCGAAGACGAAATCGTCCCGACCGTCCGTTCGAAGAAAAAGGCGAAACTCGATGAGGATGAAGGCCTCGACGATCTGGATCAATATGAGGAAGAAGATCTCGTCTATGAGGAAGAACTGGACGAATATGACGAATTGGACGAAGACTATTTGGATGACGATGATGTTTTGGATCCCGAAGCGGAAGACGAGGATTTCCCCGCCGGCCTCGATGACGAAGACGAAGATCTTTTGCTGGATGAGGACCTGGACGATGACCTTTTGATCGGCGGCGAAGAGGAAGAGGAATGA